The following are encoded in a window of Physeter macrocephalus isolate SW-GA chromosome 9, ASM283717v5, whole genome shotgun sequence genomic DNA:
- the ZBTB43 gene encoding zinc finger and BTB domain-containing protein 43: MEPGTNSFRVEFPDFSSTILQKLNQQRQQGQLCDVSIVVQGHIFRAHKAVLAASSPYFCDQVLLKNSRRIVLPDVMNPRVFENILLSSYTGRLVMPAPEIVSYLTAASFLQMWHVVDKCTEVLEGNPTVLCQKLNHGSDHQSPSSSSYNGLVESFELGSGGHTDFPKAQELRDGENEEESTKDELSSQLTEHEYLPSNSSTEHDRLSTEMASQDGEEGASDSAEFHYTRPMYSKPSIMAHKRWIHVKPERFEQACEGMDVHASYDEHQVTESINTMQTEHSVQPSGVEEDFHIGEKKVEAEFDEQADESNYDEQVDFYGSSMEEFSGERSDGNLIGHRQEAALATGYSENIEMVTGIKEEASHLGFSATDKLYPCQCGKSFTHKSQRDRHMSMHLGLRPYGCGVCGKKFKMKHHLVGHMKIHTGIKPYECNICAKRFMWRDSFHRHVTSCTKSYEAAKAEQNTTEAN; the protein is encoded by the coding sequence ATGGAGCCTGGAACAAACTCTTTTCGAGTAgaatttcctgatttttccagcaccattctGCAGAAACTGAACCAGCAGCGCCAGCAAGGACAATTATGTGATGTCTCCATTGTTGTCCAAGGCCACATTTTCCGAGCACACAAAGCCGTTCTTGCTGCCAGTTCACCCTACTTTTGTGACCAGGTACTCCTGAAAAACAGCAGGAGGATTGTTTTGCCTGATGTGATGAACCCGAGAGTGTTTGAGAACATTCTCCTATCAAGTTACACGGGACGTCTAGTAATGCCTGCTCCAGAAATTGTTAGTTACTTAACAGCAGCAAGCTTCCTCCAGATGTGGCATGTGGTAGACAAATGCACTGAGGTTTTAGAAGGAAACCCTACAGTCCTTTGTCAGAAGCTAAATCATGGCAGTGACCACCAGTCTCCCAGCAGCAGTAGTTACAATGGCCTGGTAGAGAGCTTTGAGCTGGGCTCTGGGGGCCATACGGATTTCCCCAAAGCCCAGGAACTGAGGGACGGAGAGAATGAAGAGGAGAGCACCAAAGACGAGCTGTCATCTCAGCTCACCGAGCATGAATACCTTCCTAGCAACTCGTCCACAGAGCATGACCGGCTGAGCACTGAGATGGCGAgccaggatggggaggagggggccagcGACAGTGCCGAGTTCCACTACACCCGGCCCATGTACAGCAAGCCCAGCATAATGGCTCACAAACGCTGGATCCATGTGAAGCCTGAGCGCTTTGAGCAAGCGTGCGAGGGCATGGATGTGCATGCATCCTACGATGAACACCAGGTCACAGAGTCCATCAACACCATGCAGACAGAGCACTCGGTCCAGCCCTCGGGAGTAGAGGAAGACTTTCACATCGGGGAAAAGAAAGTGGAAGCAGAGTTTGATGAACAGGCTGATGAAAGCAATTATGACGAGCAGGTGGATTTCTATGGCTCTTCCATGGAAGAGTTTTCCGGAGAGAGGTCGGATGGGAATCTCATTGGGCACAGACAGGAGGCTGCCCTAGCAACAGGCTACAGTGAGAATATTGAAATGGTAACAGGGATTAAAGAAGAAGCGTCCCACCTAGGATTCTCAGCCACCGACAAGCTGTATCCTTGTCAGTGTGGGAAAAGTTTCACTCACAAGAGTCAGAGAGATCGACACATGAGCATGCACCTTGGCCTTCGGCCTTATGGCTGTGGTGTCTGTGGTAAGAAATTCAAAATGAAGCATCATCTCGTGGGCCACATGAAAATTCACACAGGCATAAAGCCATATGAGTGTAATATCTGTGCAAAGAGATTTATGTGGAGGGACAGTTTCCACAGGCATGTGACTTCTTGTACCAAGTCCTACGAAGCTGCAAAGGCTGAGCAGAATACGACTGAGGCTAACTAA